In Galactobacillus timonensis, the genomic window TACTTACGATACTCATGTGTGCCATCGGCACGATGGCGATGCGCTTTCTGCCCTTCCTGATTTTCCGCGAAGGAACGAAGGTGCCGCCGCTGATTGATTATCTTGGCCGCGTTCTGGCGCCGGCCGTCTTTATGATGCTTGTCGTCTACTGTTTCCGTAACACACCGGCAACTACAACCAGCTATGGCATCGCTGAAATTGCGGCGACGCTTGCGCTGATTCTGGTCCATCTCTGGAAGCACAATACACTGATCTCGATCGCCGTCGGCACTCTGCTGTACATGTTCCTGGTGCAGGTCGTCTTCTGAGTATTCCTTAAGGCTTCAGTCATTATTCACATACAGTTCAATCTCCTCCCTTATACTGTGGCTACATATTCCAGATGGATATGCGAAAGGAATGAACTATGAGAAAACTGACAACCGCACTTCTGACAGCCCTGTTGTGTATAACACTGAGCGCATGCACAGCGACCGCCGAAAACGCTGCAGTTTCCAGCACATCAACGCAAAGCACCAGCAGCGCATCAGCCACTGCACCGCAAGAAAGCACTGTAACCACAACGACAGCACCGTCCGGCAGCGCTCTTGACACATCGAGCATCTTTTCGGACCGTGACCTGCAGCAGAGCGTCGACACAACGACAGCCACAACGATTACGGTTCAGGACAACAATACGGTCAACATCGACGCGGAGGGGACCTATATTCTGACCGGAACCGCATCTAACGCAACCATACTGATCAACGCCGCCGATACGGACAAGGTGCAGCTTGTTCTCGACAATTTAAACGTCACGAACAACGGTACGCCGGTCATTGAGATTCTCTCCGGCGACAAAGTATTCATCAACCTGGCCGCAGGCTCAACGAATACGCTGAAAGTTACCGGCGACTTTGCGGATGACGACGAGGAATACGACGCCGTCATCTTCTCCAAGAGCGATCTTACGATCAACGGCAGCGGGACACTGAACATTGAATCTTCCGAAAACGGTATTTCCGGCCACGATGATCTGACGCTGACGGGCGGAGCCTATAACATTACCGCCGAAGAAGACGCGATCGAAGGCCACGACTCCATCGCCGTATATGATGGCACCTATACGATCAATGCCGGCAAAGACGCCTTCCATTCCGAAGACGACGATGACGACACAGTCGGATATCTGTACGTCTGCGGCGGAACGTTTGACATCACCGCCGGTGATGACAGCCTGCAGGCGACGACCATTGCCCAGTTTGACGGCGGAACGTTTACGATCAACGCCAACGAAGGCATCGAAGCCACTTCGCTCCAGTTCAATGACGGAATCTTCACTATTACAGCCAGTGACGACGGCATCAACGCCTCTGACAAGTCCAGGGCTTATGATATTGTGATCGAAATCAATGGCGGCACCTTTAACATCACGATGGGCAGCGGCGACACCGACGCCATCGACTCGAACGGATCACTGACCATTAACGGCGGAACCCTGAATATCACCGCCCAGTCTGCTTTCGACTATGAGACGACTGGCGTCATCAATGGCGGAGACATCACCGTTAACGGAGAAACTGTCACAACGATGACCAATTCCATGGGCGGCGGCATGGGAAAGGGCGGCGGACGAATGAACCCGCCCGCCGACCGTGATACAGATACAGATTCATCCGCAACAACAGACCGGGGAACGCCACCCCAGACATCAGAAAACCAGGATATCGATGCCAGCTCCTCGGCCACAACACAAAATTTCTGATTCTATACGGAACGGCAGACACAGGTCTGCTGTTTTCTTTTTTTTGCATGCATGTTTTGTACCGGGTTCAGCGAATTGTTTGTCACATTCACCCTGTCAATTGCACCTGAAACGAGATTACCGGATGCCTATGAGAAACAGCATTATGAAACAAACATGTTATCATCAGCGCATGGAAAACAAGCGTAAATACGCAATGCTCATTTTCATGGCCGTCATTGGAGCTTTCAGCATCCTGGGTGTGGTAATAGCGAATACGCAAAGCAGATCCTACTCATTCTTAGGTTATCTGTTAGGTTCTTTTTTTGGCTACTAGATAGCCGACGATCTTACCATGCACATCTGCAGTATAGATCCGGTCACCTTCAATAGCCGTACATACCTTCGGCCGGTATCCGAATCCGCGGGGACTGTCTGCGGCCTGGCTTCATTTCAGTTCTTCATTCATAAAAACGGTCCCTGCATCCAGAGGCCGTTTTTCGTACATTATTGTATTAGTGTTACTTGGTCTGCTCGTCCTGCTTCGTCACATCATTGGCAAGATCGTAGGAAACCAGCTTCTCGTTGAGCTGCTTCTCGATACGGTTGAGCTCTGCCTCGGCATTTGCACGCTTCTGGCGGCCTTCCTTCTGAATGGTCATCACTTCGTCGAGTGTCTTGATCAGCTCCTCATTGGTATGCTGGAGCGTTTCCAGATCGACAATGCCGCGCTCCGATTCCTTCGCCGTATCCACCGTTGCCTGATGCAGCGTCTCGGCATTCTTCTTCAGCAGCTCGTTGGTCATATTGGTGACTTCGCGCTGCGCTTCCATCGCTTCCTTCGAATGGCTGATACCAAGCGCCAGAACAATCTGGTTCTTCCACAGCGGAATCGTATTCACCAGCGTCGACTGGATCTTCTCCGTCATCAGCTGATCATTGTTCTGGATCAGGCGGATCTGCGGCGCCATCTGGATTGAAATCTGCCGCGTCAGTTCAAGATCGTACAGCTTCTTCTCAAAGCGGTCGCATGCCTGCGCCAGATCGTTGGCTGCCTGGGCATCTTCCGGCAGGCCGCTCTTTTTGGCTTTTTCCGTCAGTTCGGGCAGCTGCGTCGCACGCACTTCAGCGAGCTTCTTCTTGCCCGCAAGAATGTACATCGAAAGTTCCTTGGTATTGGTCGCATTCTTCGCATACAGCTGATCCAGCAACTGAATATCCTTCAGAAGAACAACCTGCTGCTGTTCGAGCATTTTGGCAATCTTATCGACATTGGTCGATGCCTTGTCATAGCGGATCTTGTAGTTTTCAACCTTGTCACCCTGCTTCTTGAACCAGCCCAGGATACCCTTCTTTTCCTGGGTATCCTTGTCATAGTCCTTCAGCTCCGTGACGAGGTTCGTCAACATGTCGCCGATCTCGCCGAGATCCTTCGTCGACACATTATTGAGCGCCGTATCCGAGAAGTCAGACACCTTCTTCTGGGCCGCACTGCCGTATTCCAGAACGGTCCCGGAATTGGTGATGTCGATCTTCTTAGCAAAGTCGTTGACTACCTTGCGCTCTTCCGGCGAAAGATGCGCATCATCCATCTGCTGCTCAAGCGTCTTTCCCTGCGCCGGCTGCTCTTCTTCCTTTACTTCCGGCTGCTTTTCCGCTTCCGCCTGTGCCTCTTCCTGCGGATTCAGCGTCAGCGTAATCTTCTGTTCCTGTGCCTGATTTTCACTCATGACCGTCTTTCCTTCCTAAATTTCTTTTTCTTCACTGAAAGTATACACCGCGCCCGTATTAAAGAACCAACTCCTTGCGGCCATCATCCAGAGCACGCTTCGGGCCGACGATGACATTGGACGCATGCTTGACGCCTTCTTCCAGCAGCGGCTTCAGTGCCAGCAGACTCTGTTTCGTCGTTGCGAGCATCGCGGCCCTGTTTGTGGCACGCTTTTCATCCGTCACATCCGCAAACCAGAGACTGTCGCCCGCACTCAGCTTCGAATAATCATCCAGCAGAGGGCTCGCCGATGAAATCGCACCGATGATGCTGTCGCTCAGATCGTCGCCAAGCTCATCGATCGAATCGAACATTGCCTTCACCTTTTCTAAGGACAGTAACGGAGTCGGGTCACGGAAGCTGTAAATGCTCACCATCCCGTTGCCGCGTACACCGCAGCCCGTCCCATAGGCGCCGCCCTTGACACGGATCTCCGTCCAAAGATAGCCATAGGAAACGATATGGCTCAATACACGCAGCGCACCCTTCTGTTCATCACTCAGATCATCCAGCGCAAAGGAAGTCGCCGAATAGGAAACCTGCGAAGGAATCACGATGCCGACGCAATCATCCTCAAACAGCGGATAGTGGACAACACTCCGATGGAAGTCTTCCTTCCCCAGTGCCCCGATCATCTTGCGCACACTGTCTTCCGCATAGTCCGGCGCATAGGATGCGTACATCCGGCTGCCGGAGAACAGAACCTGCTGGAATGTTTCAAAGAGACCGATCACATCATCGATCTTTTCATCGTAGTTCTTCAGAAGATCACTGATCCAGAGCGCCGAATCATAGCCGCTGAATGCCTCTCTTGCGGCACTTTCAGCGCTGAAGTGTCCTGCCGCCCTGAGCATCGCTTCGCTGGTTCCGGAATTGATGAGCATCTGCCGGCGCAGCTCAAGACCCTGCTCCAGCAGCGGTCGCAGCGTTTGCTTCGTAAATACCGTTTCCTGAAGAATCTCAAGAATCAGATCAACCGCCTCATCCCGCTTATCCTTGAGTACGGCGCAGCTGATGCCAAGCACCGGCAGAGCCGCATCACGGCGTCCATCCGGCGCAAACGCGTCGCAGCGGAAACTCAGAAGGCCGATCTTTGCCTTCACTTCTCTCTGCAGTTCCAGAAGCGTATGTTTCTTTGTCGCAAGATGACTCAGCGTCCCGGCAAAGAAACCGACCGCCGCCAGCTGATCCCTGCGGATGCCGGCCAGTGAGAAGTAGAAATTCATATAGGCAATGCCGCCAGAAATTGAAGAATCATAGCGCACAGGAACTCCATCGATCTCGCTGCGCACACCCTCCATCGGCTGCGGCTTCTTCTCCACATCAGAAAGCTTCAGATGCGGAAGCGTCGCCTTCGCTTCCGGAGTATCTGCACTCTTCTGCCATGCGTCCAGTGTATTGTTCAGCGCAATCTGACGCTCCACTTCATCCCTGCCCCAGGACGCAAACTTCGCCTTCAAACGTTCCGCTTCTTCCGCAGCGGTACGTTTGCCCTTGTCTTTTTCTCCCTCGGCAATGACGACCTTGGCATTGACGCGTTTCTCGATGGTTTCCTTCAACAGCTGCTCAAAGTATCCTTCTTCCACGTCCTTTCGCAGTTCGTCATAAAGATAGCCGGCATTCAGGTACATCGCCGGATCGCCGCCATACAACCAGCTGTTGTAGGAAACCGCCGCCAGCGATACGCCATACGGTTCCTGTTTCATACGGTACATGAATTCCTGATGGTTCAGGGACGCCTGCAGCTGAGCATGGTCGAGGCCATGTTCCGCAAGATTCCCCAGCGTGCCGTAGACTGCATCGAGGATTTCATCCTTCTTATCAGCGTCCGTATTGCGGACAAGGAAGGTCAGAACGAACTGTTCGATGCCGTCGAGCAGGCTGACTTCGACATCCTGTCCCAAACCCTTTTCAAGAATCGCCTTCTTGAGCGGCGCATCGTTGGAGCCGGCAAGCAGTGAGGTCAGAATGTTCCAGGCAATGTCTTCCTTCACATCACTGTAATCCGACAGCAGCGTGCTGATGGAAACAACGGTCTTGCCGGCGGGATCTTCTTCATCGCCGATCTCGTAGCCGATCGTATGTTCCTCATACGGCGTCTCCTTCTGCATCGGAATATCAAAGCTGACCTCCTGCTTCGTATAGTCGCGAAGATAGGAGTCGATCTCTTCCAGTGCTGCATCAATGTCGAGATCACCATCCAGGAAGATGCGGGCGTTGCTTGGATGATAGAAGGTGGAATGCGCCTTCTTGAACTGTTCATAGCTGAGATCCGGAATATGAACCGGATCACCTCCGGACACATACTGATAGCAGTTGTCTCCAAACAGCATCCGCGCCGTTTCATTGGAGATCAGTTCATCGACCGAGGCAAAGGCACCCTTCATCTCATTGAAGACGACGCCTTTATAGGTAGGAATCTCGTCTTCCTTATGAATTTCATAGTGCCAGCCTTCCTGATAGAAGATGTTGGGGTTGGTATAGATTGCGGGATGGAAAACCGCATCCAGATACACGTCCATCAGGTTGAGGAAATCCTTCGGATTCCTTGAAGAAACCGGATAGATCGTCTTGTCGGGATAGGTCATCGCATTGAGAAACGTCTGCATCGATCCGTTGAGCAGATCCACGAACGGTTCGCGCACCGGATATTTCCTTGAGCCGTTGAGTACGCTGTGTTCGCAGATATGGAATACGCCCGTATCATTTTCGGGAATGGTCTTGAAGCCGATGCAGAAAGTCTTGTTTTCATCGGCGCGTTTCATCCAGACCAGCTGTGCACCGGTCTTTACATGTTCAAATTCGTAGAGATCGCCCTGCTGGTCTTCAATATGACGCACTGCATTCAGTTGAAAACCGCTTTTGATTTCATGAAGATTCATAATATGGAAGCCTCCAGTACCTGCTAGAAGTCTATCATGAGTACAATATTCTTAGGAGTTTAAAACAATTATGCTGAGAATTGAAGTTCATACGTCACTCACAAGTCCCGAGGATCCCGTTGCCCATGCCGTCCGCATGGCACGGATCAAACCGGGCGATTATATTTCCGGATCCATCTACCGCCGCTCTCTCGATGCGCGGCCCGACCGTGCCGCCTGCTGGGTGGATCTGGTCGATCTCAAGGTCAATAACGAGGAACACTATCTTCACAAAGTGAAGAATGCCCGTCACGCCGACGAGTTCCATTACACGCTTCCAGACAATGGTGATGCGCCTCTAAAGCAGCGGCCGATCGTTGTCGGCTTCGGGCCTGCAGGCATGGCGGCCGGTCTTGCCCTGGCGGCGAAGGGATTGCGCCCCATCATCCTTGAGAGGGGCAGACAGATCAAAGAACGTCAGAAGGATGTCAGCACCTACTGGCACGGTGGAAACATCAACACGGAGTCAAACGTCCAGTATGGCGAAGGAGGAGCCGGCGCCTTTTCAGATGGCAAGCTGACAACGAGAGTCAAGGATCCGAGGGTTCATCTGATTCTTGATGAACTTGTAAAGGCAGGTGCGGATCCCACCATCGTCTGGACCAACCATCCACATGTTGGTACAGACGCCCTAGTTATGATCGATGAGAATATCCGGCACCGGATCGAGGAACTCGGCGGTGAGGTACGGTTCGATGCGCGCATGGATGACCTTCTCATCGATCATGGAAAGGTAACAGGCATACGTCTGCAAACCGGTGAAGAGATACCTTCGTCTGTTGTCATCCTGGCGCTGGGCCACAGTGCGCGTGACACGATGCGGATGTTAGCGACAAAGAAGGATCTGACGCTGGAGGCGAAGAATTTTGCGGTCGGTGTACGCGTGGAGCATCTGCAGTCGTTCATTGATCATCAGCAGTATCGCAACATTCCTGCAGGCGTAAAGATGCCGGCGGCGGAATATCATCTTTCGCATACATCTTCCATCGGCAAGGGCGTCTATTCCTTCTGCATGTGTCCGGGAGGCTTCGTGGTTGATGGTGCGTCGATGGCGGATTCCGTCGTGACCAACGGCATGTCCTATGCGGCCCGTGACGGTCAACTGGCCAACAGCGCAATTGTTGTGCAGGTGGATTCTTCCGATTTCGGGGACGGTCTGTTTGCGGGCATGGAGTTTCAGGAGAATCTTGAAACGATGGCATGGAAGCTTGGCGGCGGAAAGGCTCCGGCGCAGAAAATTGAGTCCTATCTGAAACATGATGTGGAGCCTCTTTCTTCCATTTCGCCGACATTTCCGCGCGGCGTTGAGGAGGCGGATCTGCATGCGCTGTTCAATGATCGCATCAATCAGTCGCTGGAAGAATTCTTCCACTATACAGAAGGCATCTGGCCCGGCTTCACGACAGGTGGGGCAACGATGACGGGTGTTGAGACACGTACCTCGTCGCCGATCCGGATTGTCAGAAACTTTACGACGCTGGAATCGACGGTGGAAGGCATGTGGCCGGCCGGAGAAGGTGCAGGCTTTGCCGGAGGCATCGTTTCGAGTGCCATTGACGGTCTCAAGTGTGCGGAAGAAGTCATTCGCCGTTACCATTACAGCGAGGAATTATGATGAAGCGGAAGATTCTGATCGTCCTCGGTATCCTTCTGTTTTTCTGGTGTTTTCTGCCGGTTTTTGCCGGCATTTTCAATATCGGTTCGCTTACGGGGATGGTGGTCGGTGCGCTGCTTGTGCTTTACGGAGCGGCGCCGCAGCTGTTCACGTCTCTACCATGGCAATTACAGACTGTTATAAAGTTGATCGTTCTTGTCATTGCGGCGCTGACCGTTTCAATTACTGCGGTGATGGTCTCTGCCATCCTTCAGCCGGCGGCAGAGGCAGATACGGTCATCGTTCTTGGCTGTAAGGTTGATCGTAACGGTCCAAGCAGAATGCTGCGTGAACGGCTCGATGCGGCATATGACTATCTTCAGGAAAATACGAATGCCATCGTCATCGTAACAGGAGGTCAGGGAAGTGATGAACCGGAACCCGAAGGCACCGCGATGCAGAAGTATCTCGTAAAAAAAGGCATAGACGCCGGCCGCATCTACGTCGAAGACAAGTCGGAAAGTACGCGGGAAAACCTCATCAATGCCGAATCCATCATGCAGGAAAACAGGCTCTCTGCACCGGTATTGATCGTCACAAACGAATTCCATGTGCTGCGTGCACGAATGATCGCAAATTCACTCAGCATCGAAGCTTCCACTCTTCCTGCTCCGACAGATTTATTCTTCTTCGGTGCCTACTATATCCGTGAACTGTACGGAGTCCTGTACCAGATTGTTTTCTAAAAACAGATAATGAAGGCTGTTTAGAAATGGGACATGAATGAATCCGGTTGTCAAGTACCGGTTTTTCCTTTTAACTATGATTTTCCGTACTATTATTAAAAACTCTCAGACTTCAAATCACAGATACAGCCCGAAAATCTTTTCCCGAATCGAACGAGCTGGAAAAGAAGAGAGGAAAACACGCTTTGCCGGATAAAGGGCAAAGACAATCCGAGCAAGCAGCGATACACAAGCGAAGAATTACAGAAAGAAATCCAGGGAGGACAATGTATGGGATTATTTGGTGGCAGCAAGACATGCTGTGAATGCGGGAAAAAAGCAGGGCTTCTCTCGAGAGTATCCCTGAAGGACGGCGGATATCTCTGCGACGACTGCAGAAGCAAGCTGAGCGATCAGCTTGACTCCGATGCCTTTAAGGCGATGACAAAGGAAGACTATGAACGGAACATTGAAGTCGCAAAGGAGAATGACCGGAAGTACCGGGAAGAGTTCCGTGAAACGTTCGCAGTATACCTGAGAGACAACAAGTGTTTTAGTGCAGATGAGACGCACGGCTGGTGGGTCAACCCGAAATATGAGAGACCGGTTCTTCTTCAGTTTGACCAGATCCAGCGCTGGAACGTCGATCTGAGAACAGAGTACGACTTTGACGATGATAAAGACGATTCACTTCTCGGTGAGATTATGAAGGATGCCATGCAGGCAAGGTACTACGAGTCCCTGCGGCAGAACCATCCGGAGCTCCCCGTCTGTCCTCCCAATTGCAAAATCATGGGCATGGATCTTCATATTTATGTGAATCACCCGATGATTCACGATGTTGTGATCGACTGCTTCGACATCGGCTTATTCACGATGGAAGAGGATGATATGCAGAGTGCCTACGGCACCGTGATCCAAATCATTGAATTCCTCCAAAAGGTGAAAGACGGGGCACAGGCGTCCGCATCCGGAACAGAATCGGACATCGCCGCACAGCTTCGCAAGTATAAGCAGCTCCTTGATGAGGGTGTCATCACGCAACAGGAGTTTAAAGCGAAGAAAAAACAGGTTCTCGGACTCTAAGATCTGCGTCTGTACCAGATAAATAGCTTTTTAATCTATAAATCCCTTTTTGCACAGTGTTGGTAAATCTGCGTCTAGAACCGCTTAGTCATGCGGTTCTACGGAATAGTAATCTCGATATCTTAGCGTTTCTGGGATATATAGTGAGCTCACCAGCAGTACTTTGACTTTTTCCAGCGGCTCTGCAGGCGGATTCATCAGAAATGCAAACAGATCCAGATATCCCTGCAGTTCATCGCGTTCAAACCCGGAATGTGATCTCAGGAAAGCTTTCAGCAGAGCACATGCGTGGTTCACTTCTCTGAGAGGATTGTCCTTATCATCCAGTCTGATCAGATCTCGTGAATTATATTTCTTTTCGGTAAGGTTCAGATCCGATACCAGAATTGAATGTGAACGCTCACTGTCATGGATCAGTATGGAGCCTTCCTGAATATGCTGGCTGAAGGCATTCCAGGTACTCTCTTTCGTAGGCTTTCCTTGATGGTTTTCGTAGATTGCAATTGTCTGCGTGCCATCAGTTCCAATTGCGATACACATCTTGTTTCTGGATATGCCTCTGTATTGTTTGCCGTCAATCAGCTGCCTGTGCTTTTTTCCCAGATCCCAGTATGTTTCATCGATCTGAACATTTCCGAACAGCACAATGTTCTCCTGATAGTTATCTAAGATTTTGAACAGCTTCGCATCCCAATATTTCGTTGTTGTGAAGGAATTACGGCCATTCTTTGAGGCAAGACTCATACTTTCATAACCGATAATTCTCAGGAGCTGCTCAACCCATTCTGTGTACGGTATTTTATGATCTTCAAAAATGGTCCCGGTTGTGATGGTGAATGTCCTTCCGCAATCTTTGCAGAGATACCTGTTTACGCCATTTGAAGTATGACCGTACTTGATGAAGTTTTCTGAT contains:
- a CDS encoding insulinase family protein; translation: MNLHEIKSGFQLNAVRHIEDQQGDLYEFEHVKTGAQLVWMKRADENKTFCIGFKTIPENDTGVFHICEHSVLNGSRKYPVREPFVDLLNGSMQTFLNAMTYPDKTIYPVSSRNPKDFLNLMDVYLDAVFHPAIYTNPNIFYQEGWHYEIHKEDEIPTYKGVVFNEMKGAFASVDELISNETARMLFGDNCYQYVSGGDPVHIPDLSYEQFKKAHSTFYHPSNARIFLDGDLDIDAALEEIDSYLRDYTKQEVSFDIPMQKETPYEEHTIGYEIGDEEDPAGKTVVSISTLLSDYSDVKEDIAWNILTSLLAGSNDAPLKKAILEKGLGQDVEVSLLDGIEQFVLTFLVRNTDADKKDEILDAVYGTLGNLAEHGLDHAQLQASLNHQEFMYRMKQEPYGVSLAAVSYNSWLYGGDPAMYLNAGYLYDELRKDVEEGYFEQLLKETIEKRVNAKVVIAEGEKDKGKRTAAEEAERLKAKFASWGRDEVERQIALNNTLDAWQKSADTPEAKATLPHLKLSDVEKKPQPMEGVRSEIDGVPVRYDSSISGGIAYMNFYFSLAGIRRDQLAAVGFFAGTLSHLATKKHTLLELQREVKAKIGLLSFRCDAFAPDGRRDAALPVLGISCAVLKDKRDEAVDLILEILQETVFTKQTLRPLLEQGLELRRQMLINSGTSEAMLRAAGHFSAESAAREAFSGYDSALWISDLLKNYDEKIDDVIGLFETFQQVLFSGSRMYASYAPDYAEDSVRKMIGALGKEDFHRSVVHYPLFEDDCVGIVIPSQVSYSATSFALDDLSDEQKGALRVLSHIVSYGYLWTEIRVKGGAYGTGCGVRGNGMVSIYSFRDPTPLLSLEKVKAMFDSIDELGDDLSDSIIGAISSASPLLDDYSKLSAGDSLWFADVTDEKRATNRAAMLATTKQSLLALKPLLEEGVKHASNVIVGPKRALDDGRKELVL
- a CDS encoding YdcF family protein, producing the protein MMKRKILIVLGILLFFWCFLPVFAGIFNIGSLTGMVVGALLVLYGAAPQLFTSLPWQLQTVIKLIVLVIAALTVSITAVMVSAILQPAAEADTVIVLGCKVDRNGPSRMLRERLDAAYDYLQENTNAIVIVTGGQGSDEPEPEGTAMQKYLVKKGIDAGRIYVEDKSESTRENLINAESIMQENRLSAPVLIVTNEFHVLRARMIANSLSIEASTLPAPTDLFFFGAYYIRELYGVLYQIVF
- a CDS encoding DUF4428 domain-containing protein, whose protein sequence is MGLFGGSKTCCECGKKAGLLSRVSLKDGGYLCDDCRSKLSDQLDSDAFKAMTKEDYERNIEVAKENDRKYREEFRETFAVYLRDNKCFSADETHGWWVNPKYERPVLLQFDQIQRWNVDLRTEYDFDDDKDDSLLGEIMKDAMQARYYESLRQNHPELPVCPPNCKIMGMDLHIYVNHPMIHDVVIDCFDIGLFTMEEDDMQSAYGTVIQIIEFLQKVKDGAQASASGTESDIAAQLRKYKQLLDEGVITQQEFKAKKKQVLGL
- a CDS encoding branched-chain amino acid transporter permease produces the protein MTSQQILTILMCAIGTMAMRFLPFLIFREGTKVPPLIDYLGRVLAPAVFMMLVVYCFRNTPATTTSYGIAEIAATLALILVHLWKHNTLISIAVGTLLYMFLVQVVF
- a CDS encoding toxic anion resistance protein is translated as MSENQAQEQKITLTLNPQEEAQAEAEKQPEVKEEEQPAQGKTLEQQMDDAHLSPEERKVVNDFAKKIDITNSGTVLEYGSAAQKKVSDFSDTALNNVSTKDLGEIGDMLTNLVTELKDYDKDTQEKKGILGWFKKQGDKVENYKIRYDKASTNVDKIAKMLEQQQVVLLKDIQLLDQLYAKNATNTKELSMYILAGKKKLAEVRATQLPELTEKAKKSGLPEDAQAANDLAQACDRFEKKLYDLELTRQISIQMAPQIRLIQNNDQLMTEKIQSTLVNTIPLWKNQIVLALGISHSKEAMEAQREVTNMTNELLKKNAETLHQATVDTAKESERGIVDLETLQHTNEELIKTLDEVMTIQKEGRQKRANAEAELNRIEKQLNEKLVSYDLANDVTKQDEQTK
- a CDS encoding IS1/IS1595 family N-terminal zinc-binding domain-containing protein produces the protein MYNQSLTSSRRRTPWDYKESLSPYEQFIKDQYVEVFDRRHQSLIESGEAEFLNAFQVFQCRHCGSENFIKYGHTSNGVNRYLCKDCGRTFTITTGTIFEDHKIPYTEWVEQLLRIIGYESMSLASKNGRNSFTTTKYWDAKLFKILDNYQENIVLFGNVQIDETYWDLGKKHRQLIDGKQYRGISRNKMCIAIGTDGTQTIAIYENHQGKPTKESTWNAFSQHIQEGSILIHDSERSHSILVSDLNLTEKKYNSRDLIRLDDKDNPLREVNHACALLKAFLRSHSGFERDELQGYLDLFAFLMNPPAEPLEKVKVLLVSSLYIPETLRYRDYYSVEPHD
- a CDS encoding NAD(P)/FAD-dependent oxidoreductase — protein: MLRIEVHTSLTSPEDPVAHAVRMARIKPGDYISGSIYRRSLDARPDRAACWVDLVDLKVNNEEHYLHKVKNARHADEFHYTLPDNGDAPLKQRPIVVGFGPAGMAAGLALAAKGLRPIILERGRQIKERQKDVSTYWHGGNINTESNVQYGEGGAGAFSDGKLTTRVKDPRVHLILDELVKAGADPTIVWTNHPHVGTDALVMIDENIRHRIEELGGEVRFDARMDDLLIDHGKVTGIRLQTGEEIPSSVVILALGHSARDTMRMLATKKDLTLEAKNFAVGVRVEHLQSFIDHQQYRNIPAGVKMPAAEYHLSHTSSIGKGVYSFCMCPGGFVVDGASMADSVVTNGMSYAARDGQLANSAIVVQVDSSDFGDGLFAGMEFQENLETMAWKLGGGKAPAQKIESYLKHDVEPLSSISPTFPRGVEEADLHALFNDRINQSLEEFFHYTEGIWPGFTTGGATMTGVETRTSSPIRIVRNFTTLESTVEGMWPAGEGAGFAGGIVSSAIDGLKCAEEVIRRYHYSEEL
- a CDS encoding carbohydrate-binding domain-containing protein, whose protein sequence is MRKLTTALLTALLCITLSACTATAENAAVSSTSTQSTSSASATAPQESTVTTTTAPSGSALDTSSIFSDRDLQQSVDTTTATTITVQDNNTVNIDAEGTYILTGTASNATILINAADTDKVQLVLDNLNVTNNGTPVIEILSGDKVFINLAAGSTNTLKVTGDFADDDEEYDAVIFSKSDLTINGSGTLNIESSENGISGHDDLTLTGGAYNITAEEDAIEGHDSIAVYDGTYTINAGKDAFHSEDDDDDTVGYLYVCGGTFDITAGDDSLQATTIAQFDGGTFTINANEGIEATSLQFNDGIFTITASDDGINASDKSRAYDIVIEINGGTFNITMGSGDTDAIDSNGSLTINGGTLNITAQSAFDYETTGVINGGDITVNGETVTTMTNSMGGGMGKGGGRMNPPADRDTDTDSSATTDRGTPPQTSENQDIDASSSATTQNF